The proteins below are encoded in one region of Pleuronectes platessa chromosome 12, fPlePla1.1, whole genome shotgun sequence:
- the LOC128453181 gene encoding inhibitor of nuclear factor kappa-B kinase subunit alpha: protein MERGALRQNQVCGSWEMKERLGMGGFGHVYLYQHLELGEKIAVKLCRLELNAKNKDRWSREIQIMKKLNHVNVVQAREVPEEFSSIALNDLPLLAMEYCSRGDLRKVLNKPENCCGLKESEVLSLLTDIGSGIQYLHENKIIHRDLKPENIVLQEVGGKLVHKIIDLGYAKDLDQGSLCTSFVGTLQYLAPELFESKPYTVTVDYWSFGTVIFECACGFRPFLHHMQPVQWTSKVKSKGPNDIMAVEDMNGEVRFSAQLPYPNNLSRPILEPVESLLQMLLLWDPATRGGGLDPDTNKPNCYTTLQNILNMKVIHVLDMTSAQLHSLVLGAEEGLHSLQLRLETNTQTHIAPLSQELLMETGISLDPRRPPAHCLPDGLRGLDCSIVFLFDKNLTKYSGPLTARPLPDSVNFIVRETKTQLPLSALRKVWGEAVSYICGLKEDYIRLYQGQKAAMLSLLRFNTNLTRYKNQLFSQSQQLRAKLAFFKTSIQHDLEQYTKQRTTGISSEKMLKTWQENDEKAESFTKVADVGYLDEEIVSLHSGIVELQRSPFARKQGDVMEQLEEKAIELYKQLKAKCKSPDPPHGYSDSSDMVKTILLTVQNQDRVLKDLYTHLSTILVCKQRIIDLFPKLERAVENIKTAEAAVMQMQMKRQREFWYLLKIACAQSNSPSHSITQRPTESESVHQLLDENQRYLGQLTSLLQDATQEMEPSVMDQDWSWTQYRAVETQPPRL, encoded by the exons ATGGAGCGGGGGGCGCTCAGGCAGAACCAGGTCTGTGGCTCCTGGGAGATGAAGGAGCGGCTCGGGATGGGAGGCTTTGGGCACGTCTACCTGTACCAGCACCTT GAGCTGGGAGAGAAGATCGCTGTGAAACTTTGCCGCCTGGAGCTGAACGCCAAGAACAAGGACCGCTGGAGCAGAGAGATCCAGATCATGAAGAA ACTGAACCATGTGAACGTTGTTCAGGCCAGAGAAGTACCAGAGGAGTTTAGCTCCATTGCTCTAAATGACCTACCTCTTTTGGCCATGGAGTACTGCTCCAGAGGAGACCTACGCAAG GTGTTGAATAAACCAGAAAACTGTTGTGGGCTTAAGGAGAGTGAAGTCCTCTCACTGCTCACTGACATTG GTTCAGGTATCCAGTATCTGCATGAAAACAAGATCATCCATAGAGACCTAAAGCCAGAGAACATAGTTCTTCAGGAGGTTGGTGGAAAG CTTGTCCATAAAATCATAGACCTGGGTTATGCAAAAGATCTCGATCAGGGCAGTCTCTGTACATCCTTTGTTGGAACTCTCCAGTATCTG GCTCCAGAGCTGTTTGAGAGCAAACCCTACACTGTAACTGTCGACTATTGGAGCTTTGGCACCGTGATCTTCGAATGCGCTTGTGGCTTTCGCCCCTTCTTACACCACATGCAACCTGTACAGTG GACAAGTAAAGTGAAGAGCAAAGGTCCCAACGACATCATGGCAGTAGAGGACATGAATGGAGAAGTCCGATTTTCTGCACAGCTCCCATATCCCAACAATCTCAGCAG GCCAATTCTCGAGCCAGTTGAGTCTCTACTACAGATGTTGTTACTGTGGGACCCTGCAACACGTGGTGGGGGGCTGGAtcctgacacaaacaaacccaacTGCTACACCACTCTTCAGAATATTCTCAACATGAAG GTGATTCATGTGTTGGACATGACGTCAGCCCAGCTGCACTCCTTGGTTTTGGGAGCCGAGGAGGGTTTACACTCCCTGCAGCTTCGACTGGAGAcaaacacgcagacacacattgCCCCTCTAAGTCAAGAGCTGCTGATGGAGACGGGAATCTCCCTCGACCCGCGCAGACCGCCCGCACACTGTCTGCCAGACGGATTG AGAGGCTTGGACTGCTCCATAGTCTTCCTGTTCGATAAGAACCTGACCAAGTACTCTGGACCACTGACTGCCAGACCTCTGCCAGACAGTGTCAACTTTATAG TGAGGGAGACGAAGACTCAGCTCCCTCTGTCTGCACTGAGGAAAGTGTGGGGAGAAGCAGTCAGCTACATCTGCGGGCTGAAAGAGGACTACATCCGCCTGTACCAGGGACAGAAGGCTGCCAT gctGAGTCTGCTGCGTTTCAACACCAACCTAACTCGGTACAAGAACCAGCTGTTCTCCCAGTCGCAGCAGCTCCGAGCCAAACTAGCTTTCTTTAAGACCAGCATCCAGCACGACCTCGAGCAATACACCAAGCAGAGGACCACAGGCATCT CTTCAGAAAAAATGCTGAAGACGTGGCAGGAAAACGACGAGAAGGCTGAAAGTTTCACAAAG GTTGCAGATGTAGGGTATCTGGATGAAGAGATAGTGTCTCTACACTCTGGGATTGTGGAGTTGCAGAGGAGTCCTTTTGCCAGGAAACAAGGGGACGTGATGGAACAGCT AGAGGAAAAGGCCATTGAACTCTACAAGCAACTGAAAGCTAAATGCAAAA GTCCTGACCCTCCACATGGCTACAGTGACAGCTCGGACATGGTGAAGACCATCCTCCTAACAGTTCAGAACCAGGACAGGGTGCTGAAAGACTTGTACACTCACCTCAG CACTATCCTGGTGTGTAAGCAGCGCATCATTGATTTGTTCCCTAAGCTGGAGCGGGCGGTGGAGAACATAAAAACCGCAGAGGCAGCCGTGATGCAGATGCAAATGAAGCGGCAGAGAGAGTTCTGGTATCTCCTCAAGATCGCCTGT GCCCAGAGTAATTCTCCATCACATTCGATTACGCAGCGACCCACTGAAAG TGAAAGCGTTCATCAATTACTGGATGAGAATCAGCGTTATCTGGGTCAGCTGACTTCTCTGCTGCAAGACGCCACTCAGGAGATGGAGCCCAGTGTAATG GATCAGGACTGGAGCTGGACTCAGTACCGAGCAGTGGAAACACAACCTCCGAGGCTTTAG
- the erlin1 gene encoding erlin-1 produces MTMPHVGAVFAAITGLMAILLHSSIHKIEEGHLAVYYRGGALLTSPNGPGYHIMLPFITTYRSVQTTLQTDEIKNVPCGTSGGVMIYFDRIEVVNMLIPSAVVDTVRNYTADYDKTLIFNKIHHELNQFCSVHTLQEVYIELFDIIDENLKTALQKDLNAMAPGLTIQAVRVTKPKIPESIRRNFELMEAEKTRLMVTAQTQKVVEKEAETERKKAIIEAQKVALVAEIHFQQKIMEKETEKRISEIEDAAFLAREKGKADAEYYTAAKFAEANMMKLTPEYLELMKFQAIAANSKIYFGQDIPNMFVEGANSSPKSTEADRRAEGQ; encoded by the exons ATGACTATGCCGCATGTAGGGGCAGTGTTTGCAGCAATAACAGGACTGATGGCCATCCTGCTGCACTCCTCCATTCACAAGATAGAGGAAGGACACCTCGCTGTGTACTACAG GGGCGGGGCGTTGTTGACTTCCCCCAATGGTCCTGGGTATCACATCATGCTGCCGTTCATTACCACCTACAGATCAGTGCAG ACTACTCTCCAAACTGATGAGATCAAGAATGTGCCTTGTGGAACCAG tgGTGGTGTGATGATCTATTTCGACAGAATAGAAGTAGTTAACATGCTGATCCCTTCAGCAG TGGTGGACACTGTGAGGAACTACACCGCCGATTATGACAAAACTCTAATTTTCAACAAGATTCATCATGAACTCAACCAGTTCTGCAGCGTTCACACACTACAGGAGGTCTACATAGAGCTGTTTG ACATTATAGATGAAAATCTGAAGACTGCTTTGCAGAAAGATCTCAATGCGATGGCACCTGGACTCACAATACAG GCGGTCCGGGTTACCAAGCCAAAGATCCCTGAGTCGATCAGAAGGAACTTTGAACTCAT ggaagCAGAAAAGACTCGTCTGATGGTAACAGCCCAGACACAGAAAGTGGTGGAAAAGGAAGCAGAGACTGAAAGGAAGAAGGCAATTATTG AGGCTCAGAAAGTGGCTCTAGTAGCAGAGATCCACTTCCAGCAGAAAATAAtggagaaagagacggagaagaggaTCTCTGAAATAGAGG ATGCTGCCTTCCTGGCCAGGGAGAAGGGCAAAGCTGACGCCGAGTATTACACTGCTGCCAAGTTCGCTGAAGCAAACATG ATGAAGTTAACCCCGGAGTACCTGGAGCTGATGAAGTTCCAAGCCATAGCAGCTAACAGTAAGATCTACTTTGGCCAGGACATCCCGAACATGTTTGTAGAAGGAGCCAACAGTTCACCTAAGTCCACTGAAGCAGACAGGAGAGCAGAAGGGCAGTGA